From Paracoccus suum, the proteins below share one genomic window:
- a CDS encoding cell division protein FtsX, with protein sequence MGQAPRLGSLRPREVLGGLLGRDAGASGRVVPPTGATAGLVVATAASMAFLAVFALALALATGRLAERWSEGLAQSLTIRISAQADKLDEQTRTLMEILRTTPGLGEAKALTDDEMQALLQPWFGPDMPVDALPIPRLVEVPIIGRGPDIDGLELRLEGEAPDAVLDDHTDWRRPLVNAAHRLRLLGWLSLLLIGATAAGMITLAAQASLAANGQVIRVLRLIGAKDITIANAFVRRFTRRAALGAAGGTLAGVLAIAALPRMDVAGSFLTGLGFTGWGWLWPLLIPVLAALIGFVATRRAAIRRLAEAA encoded by the coding sequence ATGGGTCAGGCGCCGCGCCTTGGCTCGCTCCGCCCGCGCGAGGTCTTGGGCGGGCTTCTGGGACGCGATGCAGGTGCTTCCGGCCGGGTGGTGCCGCCAACCGGCGCGACGGCCGGGCTGGTGGTTGCGACCGCCGCCTCGATGGCGTTCCTGGCGGTGTTCGCACTGGCCCTGGCCCTCGCGACCGGCCGCCTCGCGGAACGCTGGTCCGAGGGGCTGGCGCAGTCCCTGACCATCCGCATCAGCGCACAGGCGGACAAGCTGGACGAGCAGACCCGCACCCTCATGGAGATCCTGCGCACCACCCCCGGCCTCGGCGAGGCCAAGGCGCTGACCGATGACGAGATGCAGGCCCTGCTGCAGCCGTGGTTCGGCCCGGACATGCCGGTCGACGCGCTGCCGATCCCCCGCCTGGTCGAGGTTCCGATCATCGGCCGCGGCCCCGACATCGACGGGCTCGAGTTGCGGCTGGAGGGCGAGGCGCCCGACGCCGTGCTGGACGATCACACCGACTGGCGCCGGCCGCTGGTCAACGCCGCTCATCGGTTGCGCCTGCTGGGCTGGCTGTCGCTGCTGCTGATCGGGGCGACGGCCGCGGGCATGATCACCCTGGCAGCCCAGGCCTCGCTGGCGGCCAATGGCCAGGTGATCCGCGTGCTGCGGCTGATCGGGGCCAAGGACATCACCATCGCCAATGCCTTCGTCCGCCGCTTTACCAGGCGCGCGGCCCTGGGCGCTGCAGGCGGCACGCTGGCCGGGGTTCTGGCGATCGCCGCGCTGCCGCGCATGGATGTGGCGGGCAGCTTTCTGACCGGGCTCGGCTTTACCGGATGGGGCTGGCTGTGGCCGCTGCTGATCCCGGTGCTTGCGGCATTGATCGGCTTTGTCGCCACCCGCCGCGCCGCCATCCGGCGCCTGGCCGAGGCGGCATGA
- the lysA gene encoding diaminopimelate decarboxylase translates to MDHFNYHGGVLHAEGVALSDIARQVGTPVYVYSAATLRRHFNLLTQALDWGPHLVCFAVKANSNLAVLKLLGDLGAGMDVVSIGEYARARAAGVPGERIVFSGVGKTRAEMHAALEGGIRQFNVESEPELRALSEVAHAMGRSAPIALRVNPDVDARTHAKIATGKSENKFGIPLAWARDVYAEAATLPGIEVVGIDMHIGSQLTDLEPYRQAYARMADLTRTLRADGHDIRRLDMGGGLGIPYRRDNSAPPLPMEWGAVIREAVGDLGCEIEVEPGRNITGNAGILLSEVIWLKRGEGRDFLILDAAMNDLIRPAMYDAHHDIVPVIEAPPGAAVAPLDVVGPVCETGDTFARAMQLPPLEAGDLVAFRSAGAYGAVMASEYNSRPLVPEVLVDGDHFAVIRARPSLDEMLARDSIPAWL, encoded by the coding sequence ATGGATCACTTCAACTATCATGGCGGCGTCCTGCACGCCGAGGGCGTGGCCCTAAGCGACATCGCGCGGCAGGTCGGAACGCCGGTCTATGTCTATTCCGCGGCCACCCTGCGCCGCCATTTCAACCTACTGACCCAGGCGCTGGACTGGGGCCCGCACCTGGTCTGCTTCGCGGTCAAGGCGAACAGCAACCTGGCAGTGCTGAAGCTGCTGGGTGATCTTGGCGCCGGGATGGACGTCGTCTCGATCGGCGAATACGCCCGCGCCCGCGCCGCCGGTGTGCCGGGCGAGCGCATCGTCTTTTCTGGCGTTGGCAAGACCCGCGCCGAGATGCACGCGGCTCTTGAAGGCGGCATCCGCCAGTTCAATGTCGAATCCGAACCCGAGTTGAGGGCCTTGTCCGAGGTCGCGCATGCCATGGGCCGCAGCGCGCCGATCGCGTTGCGCGTCAATCCCGATGTCGATGCCCGCACCCATGCAAAAATTGCCACCGGGAAGTCGGAGAACAAGTTCGGCATCCCGTTGGCCTGGGCCCGCGATGTCTATGCCGAGGCGGCAACGCTGCCTGGCATCGAAGTCGTCGGGATCGACATGCATATCGGCAGCCAGCTGACCGATCTGGAGCCATATCGCCAGGCCTATGCGCGCATGGCCGACCTGACCCGGACCCTGCGCGCCGACGGACACGACATCCGCCGTCTCGACATGGGCGGCGGCCTCGGGATTCCCTATCGCCGCGACAACAGCGCGCCGCCGCTGCCGATGGAGTGGGGCGCCGTGATCCGCGAGGCGGTCGGCGATCTGGGCTGCGAGATCGAGGTCGAGCCGGGACGCAACATCACCGGCAACGCCGGCATCCTGCTCTCCGAGGTGATCTGGCTGAAGCGCGGCGAGGGCCGCGATTTCCTGATCCTTGATGCCGCCATGAACGACCTGATCCGCCCGGCAATGTACGACGCCCACCATGACATCGTGCCGGTGATCGAGGCCCCGCCGGGTGCCGCCGTCGCGCCGCTGGATGTGGTCGGTCCGGTCTGCGAGACCGGCGACACTTTTGCCCGGGCGATGCAACTGCCGCCGCTCGAGGCGGGCGATCTGGTCGCGTTCCGCTCGGCCGGGGCCTACGGCGCGGTTATGGCGAGCGAGTACAACTCGCGCCCGCTTGTGCCCGAGGTCCTGGTTGACGGCGATCACTTCGCCGTCATTCGCGCGCGTCCCAGCCTCGATGAGATGCTGGCGCGTGATAGCATCCCGGCATGGCTATAG
- a CDS encoding DUF4175 domain-containing protein — MRPREALRALRLTRWGMWWEGIARGLWLAFVWAALGIAAFALGAGNLLAPDPLGWVVAGWLALLALAIAWGLWRLRRPSPGAVQARVDAALPGRPLSALGDEIAVGAGDGDSAALWQAHRVQMWQAAQRARPARPRPGLARRDPIGLRLAALTALAMAVLFGSTTQLGHGLGAIAATLGGPLGRTPAVGPGWEGWAAPPEYTRRPVIYLSALPEDEVLRLPKGSRVSFRLYGGDAGLTQDIGPAAADTPPEAPVFTAEHTGAITVAGRRFAVEVLPDDPPVIAAGAAPQRRADGRLVQAFTAGDDNGVVSAEASVVLDLAAVDRRYGLAVDPDPRDPLVLALPLPARGSRTDIKGSLIADLSRHPLANLPVTVSLRARDGIDQQAEAPPMHTILPGRRFFDPLAAALIEVRRDLLWSRTNAGRSAQILRAISWQPQGLLEQPAVDALRGVIGKLEYVSITPQVRDDIAEVLWNTAVQIEDGGLADALEAMQRAQERLSEAIRNGATPDEIKRLMSDLKTATDAYTQMLAEQGEADPNEKFVKNQPGQKITGDQIQAMMDEIERLMNEGRTAEAQELLEQFNRMMENLKVTQGQGGEGGQGSPQRRLADTLREQQRLADDAMRQLQDDFMGTPGDSGQAGQPGGMAGEQPGMGQSGEAQTGEAQTGEGQTGEGQSGQGQSGQGEVQGQPGGGQPGEGQSDQPGGDGPGGLADRQRALRDQLGTQRGMLPGPGSDEGEAARRELDRAGKAMGEAEDALRGGDPGGAMDRQAEAIEAMREGLRALGRLQGEGEGQGQTEGAPEQGPEGSRPGGRSDPGQAPMPYLPRPPTDPLGRDTTGSGSTVTTGDGLPETGRDPARRAHELLDEIRRRSGELTRPEDERSYLRRLLDQF; from the coding sequence ATGCGCCCGCGCGAGGCCCTGCGCGCCCTTCGCCTGACCCGATGGGGCATGTGGTGGGAGGGGATCGCGCGCGGTCTGTGGCTGGCCTTTGTCTGGGCCGCGCTCGGGATCGCAGCCTTCGCGCTTGGCGCGGGCAACCTGCTGGCGCCCGATCCACTGGGTTGGGTCGTGGCAGGCTGGCTCGCGCTGCTGGCGCTGGCCATTGCCTGGGGCCTGTGGCGCCTGCGCCGGCCCAGCCCGGGTGCCGTGCAGGCGCGGGTCGATGCGGCGCTTCCGGGGCGGCCGCTCTCGGCCCTCGGGGACGAGATTGCCGTCGGTGCGGGCGACGGCGACAGCGCGGCGCTGTGGCAGGCGCATCGCGTGCAGATGTGGCAAGCGGCGCAACGGGCGCGGCCGGCGCGGCCCCGGCCGGGCCTTGCCCGGCGCGATCCGATCGGTCTGCGGCTGGCGGCACTGACTGCACTCGCAATGGCGGTGCTGTTCGGCAGCACCACTCAATTGGGCCACGGGCTTGGCGCCATTGCAGCGACCCTCGGCGGCCCGCTGGGCCGCACCCCCGCCGTCGGCCCCGGCTGGGAGGGGTGGGCCGCCCCGCCGGAATACACTCGCCGCCCGGTCATCTACCTCAGCGCCCTGCCCGAGGACGAGGTGCTGCGCCTGCCCAAGGGCAGCCGCGTCAGCTTTCGCCTTTATGGCGGCGACGCCGGGCTGACGCAGGACATCGGCCCCGCCGCTGCTGACACCCCGCCCGAGGCGCCTGTCTTCACCGCCGAACACACCGGCGCGATCACCGTTGCCGGCCGCCGCTTTGCGGTCGAGGTGCTGCCCGATGATCCGCCGGTGATTGCTGCCGGCGCCGCGCCCCAGCGGCGTGCCGATGGCCGCCTGGTGCAGGCCTTCACTGCCGGTGACGACAACGGGGTGGTCTCGGCCGAGGCCAGCGTCGTGTTGGACCTCGCCGCGGTCGACCGACGCTATGGGCTGGCCGTCGATCCCGACCCCCGCGATCCGCTGGTTCTCGCGCTGCCGCTGCCGGCCCGCGGTAGCCGGACCGACATCAAGGGCAGCCTGATCGCCGATCTCTCGCGTCATCCGCTGGCCAACTTGCCGGTGACGGTCAGCCTGCGCGCACGCGATGGCATCGACCAGCAGGCCGAGGCGCCGCCCATGCATACCATCCTGCCCGGCCGCCGGTTCTTTGACCCGCTTGCCGCTGCGCTGATCGAGGTCCGGCGTGACCTGCTGTGGTCGCGCACCAATGCCGGCCGCAGCGCCCAGATCCTGCGCGCCATCAGCTGGCAGCCGCAGGGCCTGCTGGAGCAGCCGGCCGTCGACGCGCTGCGCGGCGTGATCGGCAAGCTGGAATACGTCTCGATCACCCCGCAGGTACGCGACGACATCGCCGAGGTGCTGTGGAACACGGCAGTTCAGATCGAGGACGGCGGCCTTGCCGACGCACTCGAGGCGATGCAGCGCGCGCAGGAACGCCTGTCCGAGGCGATCCGCAACGGCGCGACACCTGACGAGATCAAGCGCCTGATGTCCGATCTGAAGACTGCGACCGACGCCTATACACAGATGCTGGCCGAGCAGGGCGAGGCCGATCCGAACGAGAAATTCGTAAAGAACCAGCCCGGCCAAAAGATTACCGGCGATCAGATCCAGGCGATGATGGATGAGATCGAGCGACTGATGAACGAAGGCCGGACAGCCGAGGCGCAAGAGCTGCTGGAGCAGTTCAACCGCATGATGGAAAACCTGAAGGTCACCCAGGGCCAGGGCGGCGAGGGCGGCCAGGGCAGCCCGCAGCGACGCCTGGCGGACACGCTGCGCGAGCAGCAGCGGCTGGCAGATGACGCCATGCGCCAGCTGCAGGACGATTTCATGGGAACACCCGGGGATTCCGGGCAGGCGGGGCAGCCCGGCGGTATGGCCGGCGAGCAGCCCGGCATGGGTCAGTCGGGCGAGGCCCAAACCGGCGAGGCCCAAACCGGCGAGGGCCAAACCGGCGAGGGTCAATCCGGGCAGGGCCAGTCCGGACAGGGCGAAGTGCAAGGTCAGCCGGGCGGCGGCCAACCGGGCGAGGGCCAGTCTGACCAGCCGGGGGGCGACGGCCCGGGAGGCCTCGCTGACCGCCAACGGGCCTTGCGCGACCAGCTCGGCACTCAGCGGGGGATGTTGCCCGGCCCCGGCTCGGACGAGGGCGAAGCCGCGCGGCGCGAACTCGATCGCGCCGGCAAAGCCATGGGCGAGGCCGAGGATGCCTTGCGCGGCGGCGATCCGGGCGGGGCGATGGACCGCCAGGCGGAAGCCATCGAGGCGATGCGCGAGGGCCTGCGCGCGCTCGGCCGTTTGCAGGGCGAGGGCGAGGGTCAGGGCCAAACCGAGGGCGCGCCCGAGCAGGGCCCCGAGGGCAGTCGGCCCGGCGGCCGCAGCGATCCCGGCCAGGCCCCTATGCCCTATCTGCCGCGGCCTCCCACCGACCCGCTGGGGCGCGACACGACCGGCAGCGGCAGCACCGTCACCACCGGCGACGGCCTGCCTGAAACCGGCCGCGACCCTGCCCGCCGGGCGCACGAGCTCCTCGACGAAATCCGCCGCCGCAGCGGCGAGCTGACCCGGCCCGAGGACGAACGCAGCTACCTGCGGCGGCTGCTGGACCAGTTCTAG
- a CDS encoding zinc-ribbon domain-containing protein has product MRLTCPDCGAEYEIDEALIPAAGREVECAACGHHWHQPGRGHQPFVLGDPVLSPEVASATEARSVTEAPAPPPPPRPSASVLDILREEAARELAQRGETLPDERAREWTRAGAERPGAIVEEEDLEVAEDDWIGADDGIRRGGGGRDRPGSGAASNTRGPRDCTAQGVRPATEPAAPEVIVAELIDDDELPPPRPSLPLPDASAWAASLQWSPAAVAVPVPAAAREDRSAYNAGFAVAAGLSALLLVGYIAAPHVADAGRPGAAIMELRRSADRGRLALYDRAAPLVDGAVATVAHWLR; this is encoded by the coding sequence ATGCGGCTGACATGCCCCGACTGCGGCGCGGAATACGAGATCGACGAGGCCCTGATCCCGGCCGCCGGCCGCGAGGTCGAATGCGCTGCCTGCGGGCATCACTGGCACCAGCCCGGCCGCGGCCACCAGCCTTTCGTGCTGGGCGATCCGGTACTGAGCCCCGAGGTGGCGTCCGCCACGGAGGCAAGAAGCGTCACGGAGGCGCCCGCACCGCCGCCACCTCCCCGGCCGAGCGCCTCGGTCCTCGACATCCTCCGCGAGGAGGCCGCTCGAGAGCTGGCGCAGCGCGGTGAGACCCTGCCCGATGAGCGCGCGCGCGAATGGACCCGGGCAGGGGCGGAGCGGCCGGGCGCAATTGTCGAAGAAGAGGATTTGGAGGTCGCCGAGGACGACTGGATCGGGGCTGATGATGGCATCAGGCGTGGCGGGGGCGGGCGGGATCGGCCGGGAAGCGGCGCTGCCTCAAACACCCGGGGCCCAAGGGACTGCACGGCACAGGGCGTTCGTCCGGCCACCGAGCCGGCCGCCCCGGAAGTCATCGTCGCGGAACTGATCGACGACGACGAACTGCCGCCGCCGCGCCCCAGCCTGCCGCTGCCCGACGCGAGCGCCTGGGCTGCCAGCCTGCAATGGTCCCCGGCCGCCGTCGCGGTACCGGTTCCCGCCGCTGCGCGCGAGGACCGGTCTGCCTATAACGCCGGCTTCGCCGTGGCCGCAGGTCTGTCGGCGCTGCTTCTGGTCGGCTACATCGCCGCGCCGCACGTCGCCGATGCCGGCCGCCCCGGCGCCGCGATAATGGAATTGCGCCGCAGCGCGGATCGTGGCCGTCTCGCCCTTTACGACCGCGCCGCGCCCCTGGTCGACGGAGCGGTCGCAACGGTTGCCCACTGGCTGCGCTGA
- a CDS encoding DUF2834 domain-containing protein, whose protein sequence is MISELTPLRVFWLAAALAGAALTLFAGPPHLPHAASDGVAALVLVVWSGLEVMVRRNWLALLTWPALLLGMGCALPLYLFMRSRPVL, encoded by the coding sequence ATGATCTCTGAGCTGACGCCGCTGCGGGTCTTCTGGCTCGCGGCGGCGCTGGCGGGGGCGGCGCTGACCCTTTTCGCGGGTCCGCCCCACCTGCCGCACGCCGCCTCGGACGGGGTTGCGGCGCTCGTGCTTGTGGTTTGGTCGGGCCTCGAGGTGATGGTCCGGCGCAATTGGCTGGCGCTGCTGACCTGGCCGGCGTTGCTGCTGGGCATGGGCTGCGCGCTGCCGCTATATCTGTTCATGCGCTCGCGCCCCGTGCTGTAA
- a CDS encoding cell division ATP-binding protein FtsE, protein MIEMQDVGFGYRGGDQLLSHVSLVLQPGSFHFLTGPSGAGKTTFLRLCTGELTPSGGRIGAFGRDMAELSRDGIALLRRRIGVLHQDTQFLDHLPLVENVALPLTVSDRPIDMPALRGLLAWVGLTAHARALPPSLSGGERQRAALARAVILSPDLVLADEPTGNLDEEMSMRLLELLVELNRSGKTVLVATHDLNLIRAIKPQVQARVLRISGGRVQLAGADL, encoded by the coding sequence GTGATCGAGATGCAGGACGTGGGCTTTGGCTACCGCGGCGGGGACCAGTTGCTGTCCCATGTGTCGCTGGTGTTGCAGCCGGGGTCGTTTCATTTTCTGACCGGCCCCTCTGGCGCCGGCAAGACCACTTTCCTGCGGTTGTGCACCGGCGAATTGACGCCGAGCGGCGGTCGCATCGGTGCCTTCGGTCGCGACATGGCCGAGCTGTCGCGCGACGGCATCGCCCTGCTTCGCCGCCGGATCGGCGTTCTGCACCAGGACACGCAGTTCCTCGATCACCTGCCGCTGGTCGAAAATGTCGCCCTGCCCCTGACGGTCAGCGACCGGCCGATCGACATGCCGGCGCTGCGGGGGCTGCTGGCCTGGGTCGGGCTGACAGCCCACGCCCGCGCCCTGCCGCCTTCCCTGTCGGGCGGCGAGCGGCAGCGCGCCGCGCTGGCCCGCGCGGTGATCCTGTCGCCCGATCTGGTGCTGGCGGACGAGCCGACCGGCAACCTCGACGAGGAGATGTCGATGCGACTGCTGGAATTGCTGGTCGAACTGAACCGCTCGGGCAAGACGGTACTGGTCGCGACCCATGACCTGAACCTGATCCGTGCGATCAAGCCGCAGGTCCAGGCGCGGGTTCTGCGCATCAGCGGCGGCCGCGTCCAGCTGGCGGGGGCGGACCTTTGA